ATGCTGTTCACCTAGCAATTGTCATGGCTAACCAGGGTCTGTTAAAAGTCGATAATGATCGCTCTAGCAGTAGTGGAACTGATTTCATCACAGTTAAGAGCAACCAGAGGAAAATTAATTTCGCCAAAGTTTTGGGCAATTACACAAGGTCGTTCAAATATTCCGATCCAAGGATTGCAGCCGAATATTTGATATTAATAGCGTTGGTTGCCACACCAGAACAAGTAGAATTATGCCACGAAGCACTAAGAGAACTTGTTCtagaaacaaaagaattCACGATTTTACTGGGCAAAATCAACAGAGATGGTACAAGAATACCTGGTGTTTTAGAAGAACGTCAATCCCTATTACATCTAAAAGATGAGAAAGAATTTCTGCGTAAGATTACTGAACATGCAGCCTTGAAAGCCGATGAAGACGGTAGAGTTTATGATTGTTTGTTGTTATACCAACTATCCGAAGAGTACAACATTGTGATCACCATTGTCAACAGTTTACTAAGCGATCTACTCAGTAACACCGATTTGGATCAACCGCTGGTAACTATGGATGAAAACAATGAGACAAACCCCGTACTAATAGCGAAGAAAATTGTTTGCATTTACATTGAGAATCTAGAAATTTCGCAAAAAGTTCAAACAAAGAACAAGGAAACATGTATTATATTATTAAAGCTTGCTGACGCCAGAAGAGCATATCAAGCAAAGCAATGGGAGACTACTTTGGCGCAAATTGAAGAACTAGATTTATTGCCCTTCTCAGATGAAGTTTCAGCAAGGAGGAAAGCTCAAGATTTTACTGCCCTCAACGAAAATATTGTCAAGAATATCCCCACTTTACTCGTCATGGTAATGAGTTGTATTTCACAGTTAATCGCTGGGCTTAACCAAAGTGACTACCAATCCGTCACAAAGGCACAACAGGTGGAAGCACTAAAAAATGTTTCGAGGAATTGCATGATGTACGCCGGTATGGTTCAATACAAGATGCCCAGGGAGACCTACAGCGCATTGATAAGATTAGATATTGATTGTAAAGTATGAACGAAACGAAACAAAAACTTTTATAATACactgattttttttctctcttccTTTCTACCCTATTTTGTGTCCGTtttaaataaaaatgaCATCAGTGATTATGAGCTTGATGCTTTGTATAATCCGGCTGAACCTCATATGCATTTGGACTTTCAGATCTCTTCTGATTGAGCTTACGATGACGCCTAGCCACCCTTCTAGcccttctttcttcaaagttcAAACCtctatcttcatcagattccGAggaggatgatgaagaagaagaaggttgAGAAGGTTCTTCGTGGTCAGAAGGGCATTCACATTCTTCATCGGGTTCCTCTTGTGGGTGAAAGATACAACAAATCTTggtttttttcttgttcatattttcattatcaatTACATCACTTTCCCACCTAACGCTAGGTCTAGACGAGTTTCCTCTACTGGTTTCCGACCCTCGCTGTACTCGCTGCTGCTGTTCATGAGAAGCTCTCAACTGTAACAATGGAGGCCCACTTTCCACATTAACTGTCTGTGTCTGTGTCTGTGTCTGTGTCTGTATCGACCTACACTGCTGATCTCGTCTATCACCATTCATCGTCGTTAAAATGCTAATTTTATAAATTCCATTTCATAACGCTAAATGTTATTTTACGTGCATGTAATTATTGTGGGCGCTCTGTTGTCGTTTTAAAAGGGTTGGTAGGTATATTTTTTCTCCTAAGTCAAAGTTCAAACCTTCTACCATCTTGTTCGTAATGTGTGATATAATTACTTAGGGAATCAAATAATCGAACATTTTAAAGGTTTTGCCACCTATAAAGCACTAAAGAGAAGCTTCAAAGAGGACTGGAAGTAAGCCTAAGGGAATTTAGTTGAATCATGGAGAGATTACAGAGATTAATGATGAATAGCAAAGTCGGTATGGCTGATACCAACCGTGATGATACCAAAGAGACGGTTTACATATCATCTATAGCGCTACTAAAGATGTTGAAGCATGGTAGAGCTGGTGTTCCTATGGAAGTAATGGGATTAATGCTTGGAGAATTTGTTGATGATTATACTGTTAATGTGGTAGACGTTTTTGCCATGCCTCAAAGTGGTACAGGTGTATCTGTGGAAGCGgttgatgatattttccaaGCAAGAATGATGGATATGCTTAAGCAAACCGGTAGAGATCAAATGGTTGTTGGTTGGTATCACTCACACCCTGGATTTGGCTGTTGGCTATCATCTGTTGATGTTAATACtcaaaaatcttttgagcAACTAAATAGCAGAGCTGTTGCAGTTGTGGTAGATCCTATCCAATCGGTTAAAGGTAAAGTGGTTATTGATGCATTTAGATTGATTGATACAGGTGCTCTAATAAACAACCAAGAACCAAGACAAACTACTTCTAATGCAGGTCTATTGAACAAAGCCAACATTCAAGCATTGATACATGGTTTGAACAGGCACTATTACTCCTTGAACATCGATTATCACAAGAATTCTAAGGACACTCAAATGCTGATGAACTTACACAAGGAAAAGTGGCAATCTGGATTAAAGATGTACGATTATAAGGAGAAAGAAACTGAGAATTTAGAAGCTACTCAAAACTTGGTAAGAATTGCCAAACAGTATTCAAAGAGAAttgaggaagaaaaagagtTATCCGAAGAAGAGCTCAAGACCCGTTATGTTGGTAAACAAGACCCCAAGAAACATTTGGTGGAAACTTCGGATGCTGCACTTGAAAACAATATAGTATCCGTACTGACCGCTGGTGTGAATTCCGTTGCAATTAAATAAAGGAAATGGGGCTACTATATAATAATGCATGCTTTTTTTACTATGTAATGGAGAAGaaacaataaaaataaaaatacGTACGAACCACTATTCGATAGAATCTTCCCTGCGCCATACTTGCATGTACGTCTCTTGGAGGAATAATAATTCTCGTTCTTTCAATCGATTTAGAGTCCCATCTAGTTCAACCCACTGGTCATTTGTCGGATTGAGTAATTGAATTCTCCAGACACTTTTATCGTCATTGTCAAATGCGGTAGTCCCAATTGTATCATGTACTACATTAGCGACTAAAGTATATCTAGAGTTTTGAAACTCTAttttttgagaaaattcaaCCAAGGTTTGATTTCTACCTTTAACGGTAAGCGGattctttttatcaaatcGATTAAAATGTAGGATGAGATACCGTGGTAATCTAATCAATTTGTATTTCCTCAAACCTTGAGCAAACTGTTGTTCCTGCTTACCATCaaacttcttcaaaagcTCCTCAATTCTCACTTGTGGTAAATCGTTGGCATTGCGATTATCTTTAAATAGAGGGGTAGGAGGAAGGTCTAAAGTCAATGACCAAAAGGGAACCGTCGAATGCTTTTCATGGGCGGTTtctctttgaaatttcactACATCTCCCTTAGCATCTAACACCGGTTTTATAGGTATCGTCACCACTTGTACATTGCCTTGGAAACTATCACTAAGTATCCTACTTAATTCGGAAGACTTCTTTATCAAGTTATTAACCAACCAAATGAATATTTGTCTTGGATCATTTACCTTACTGGAAATATTAGGATCCACCACAGAGATATAAGCTaaaaattcttctgaaGAAACATAGGGCTTGAACAATTTCGGTGACCATAACTTACGAATTATTATCCCCAATCTCTGgacaatttcatcttcttccagGTAATCTTGCAATAAGAAATGATCTCTAAGCGGAATAATGTGGGACAGTAGTGATAAAATAACATTGATTGAATCGTTACCTGAAGCATTGTTGTTGAATCCAACGAATCCATTAGTGTATTGTTGATTGTTTAAATCAAAGCATTCATGTGGTGAATTATCAATCTCTTCCCTACTAAAAGAAGGCCTGATAGCATTTCGTATTCTGgccaaaatttgaattctacCCTTATCCTCTACCTCCACATTATCAGGTAGAAGATACACcttcaatgaattgaaattgacaAATACATGGTGGTCTTCATTCACAGAATGCAAGAACGCCGGAGTGTTTTCACTGCGACCTCGAAGATATTTACCACATACCAGGCAACAGTAACAGTTTAAAGGTGAAAGCGTAACGCTACATCTTTTTTCGAGGtcaaaatccaattttctCTCATCAATAGTCTCTAAAAACGCATATGAGGGTTCGTCCAGTTTAGCTCTCTTATTCACAGTTGGTACATGCTCATCATTGCGCTTAACTCCTGAAGAACtcatttctttgaaaaccTCTCTCACCCAATCCCTTTGTCTTGCATCAGATAAAGCCGTTTAAGCTATAGTCGATGGTGAATTTTGGTTCTGTTCTGTTCATTCCGAAGAGCGGCGCTCATACCTTTTCATACCCATAACcttaatttcttcctttgaCCTAATTACTTATCTTTTCCAAGTTGACCTTACCACATTTTGAGGCAAGCACTGCTGTAACGAAAGTTTTACTCTTGATCTGGgatattccaatttttcaattggtcTTTTGGTTCCAATTTCGTTTAGTTTAATGCTTTTTGCCTGCCTTTTAGCGGTGGTTGCAAGCTCACTATTCACTTTTACCGTTCTTAAGAGGCGACTATTCCGTCAGAGATTACCATTACTTACTGAAAAGTCATTTACTAACGTCGAGAAGccattgaaaatggtgaataAGAAATTAGCTGATCCCAACGATGTTCCTGTTGCCCTCCGTGGTCATAAGTATCCAGCGAAGACTCATAACCTTAACGTTAAGAAACACctcttgaagaagaatccaCATCTATCCGCCCAGAATACTGCTGTTTTTATTGCTGGTGGAGAAGTGGAAGGAAACAAGTACTGTGATACCGAAAAGCCCTTCAGGCAAAACCGGTATTTCTACTATTTATCTGGTGTAGATATCCCAGGTTCTACCAtattatttgattttaaaaaagaCCACTTAACACTGTTTTTGCCTAATGTTGAGTGGGATGATGTCATCTGGAGCGGATTACCTATGAGTATCGAGCAAGCtacaaaagaatttgatgtAGATGAAGTTCTCTACTATGATCAAGTAAGGAGTAATTTGCACAGATTGGAGGGCTATACCATTTTCACTACAGATTTGGATAATGTTCATGACGAAAAGATCAAGTCAGCATTAGTACCTAATGAGAAGGACTTTTTCTATGCACTAGATGAATCTAGAATGATTAAGGATTGGTACGAAATTGAAGTATTGAAAAAAGCCGCTGAAATAAGTGACAATTGTCACTTAGCAGTTATGTCTGCTCtaccaattgaattgaatgaagtGCATATTCAGGCTGAATTTACTTATCACGCCATTCGTCAAGGAGCACGTACGATGGGGTATGACCCCATTTGCTGCTCTGGTCCAGCTTGTGGTACTTTACACTATGTGAAAAATACGGAAGATTTGGCTGGTAAGGCATCTGTATTAATTGACTGTGGAGCagaatggaaaaattacaCCAGTGATGTTACCAGATGCTTCCCTATTTCTGGTAAGTTCACGAAGGAGCACCGTCAAATATATGAAGCAGTTCGTGACATGCAAACTCAAGTCATGACAAAGATAAGACCAGGTGTCGATTGGGATGAATTACACACCTTATCCCATAGAGTTCTCATCAAacatcttttgaaattaggTATCTTCAAAAGCCaattttcagaagatgaaattttcaaaagaagagcTTCTTGTGCCTTTTATCCTCATGGTTTAGGTCATTTCATGGGATTAGACGTTCATGATGTTGCAGGCAGACCAGATCCTCATGATTCAGACCCCTacttcaaatatttgagaatCCGTCGTccattacaagaaaatatGATTATAACAAACGAACCAGGATGTtattttaacaattttctAATTGCCGAATTTTTAGATAAGGTTCCTGAGAGGAAAGAAGTGGTGGACAAAgaagttttgaagaaatactTGTACGTTGGAGGTGTCCGAATTGAGGACGATGTGCTCATTACGAAGGGCGGTTGTGAAGTATTAAGTAAAATTACAAGTGATCCCGATGAAATCGAGAGGATTGTATCTGATGGATTATCTAAATCACGTTCAGACTTTCACGTCATCGTTTGAACTTCACTAGAATAAAAGTCTATAAAGCAAAATTTCAATGTATTAgaacatttttttttaaatcaGTTATtaaaaatcaaataatttcctatttttttaaagaaatagaaaaaaaatgcgAATTCTGTGGATCGAACACAGGGCCTCCAGATATCTTGACCGAAGTCTTACTTCAGTCTGGCGCTCTCCCATCTGAGCTAAATCCGCTTCTATATCTATTGAGTCTGAAGTACTCCTTTATATACACTGAACAAGGTCATAAATTAAAATGGACTAGAATCCAGTTATATAGATAGTAACAATGTTACGTTTACCTGGTATCGGTAAGTACTTAGAATAATACTTCCAATGTTCTAGTCTTCTATTAGACTAGATATTTATTATTCTACTGGAGTCCTTGAGTTGAATAATAAATATCAACGACAGCTTTTGAGATCTACAGACTGAAACTTGCTCCTTTAGTAGGTTCGTAATGCCCTCGTCAATGGTTCAAGGAGGTGAGCGTTCATTGACATAAGAGCAAAAATGAACCAAACACACTCCAGTCTTGCAAGTCTAACCACGTAGACTCTGTAATTCTACCAGCGGATCAGATACAGCGTCTGACCTGATACCTTATTATAAATTATCTAATAATGGGACTTCCCGAAAATCGATGTCCATAACGTGCATGCGCGGTGTATCAGATCTTATCCTTGATACAAAAAGTGATCCATCTAccttttttaaaagaaaCATGGAAACTATCCTCCAATAACCCAAGTTTACTTAAAATCCTTACAAGACCTGGATGGGACGCAACAGAGATATTTACGAGCCGCCTATGAACAGTCAACATGgttttcatcattttggGCCGCCAGCATCTAAAAGGATTCCTGATTCCAAAGTACTAGATGTACTCCAACAATAGAAAGAAACCCCCAAAACCTATGTTCATCTCATAGACGTCGTTTAAGCAACGAGAATCAAAGGAGACAATTCGTCACTGACCTACTGGTATACTAAAATTACGGCTAATCCTGCAACTTATAATAAGATACtgaaatcaattgaaatatcaCAGAACAATTGAGAAACTAAGGTATCTTGATAACAGACAAACCGATTCCACAAGCACAACTCTCAAATGTAAAATAACCTTTTTCAAGACCTTAGAGGAACATACTTTTTCTCGAAGCAATATCTTGAGATCATCTAAACTTCCAACATCTTTGGATGATTGAAAATCACGATTATCGCAACAGCAGCCGCTCTTTCTTCCCGCATGATCTTGAGCATGCGATTAATCTTCAATACCAAGTCTAAGCGCAGACATGAACAAAAACTGACGTACCCatattaaaaatgaaagataTCTTTTCCGGAGAAATTACAAATAATCACTTGGCAACCATTGCCATTAAGAGTAACACCTCCCAAATGGCAGAAAATACGAATATCGAAGCAGATAGAGCCTTCACTGATTAGTACTTCAAAAATCAAGCAACTATGTCTAAAAGTGACTTCAAAGTCAGCCATATGCTTTTACACCGAACCTTACATGGCAGTTTACCGTCGTGTACCACTTAAAATCTCAcagaattttcttcacACAGGTTGAAAACAAGGCCATGGGAGCTCCCTACAACTGAATCTATTAATTCTCCAGTAAAAGAGTGCTCGCGAAGTACTAAGCTATAATATATTCCTCACGATTTCTCTTGATCCTCCCAGATAAATCCAAGGAGGTTAGAAACATAACCTTATCCATACGTTTACTCATATGCAAATTTAAATGGCCCATATTAATCAGCTTGCATTTTGGATTGAAATTAATGTCGGAAAGCATGATCCACCCCCAGATAGGCCCCTCCTTaataaattggaagaacTTCAAGGAAGAGAGGGAaaaaagaggaagaatACAAACCAACCAAAACTTTTGCCATCTATCTGCTGCCAAACTAATGATTCATGCTACAGAGGATTTTAAAGCCTTATTACCGCCATGTTTTTAGACAGAAATCAAATTACGCCAAGGAATAATTCTTTATATATGCACATCGGACATTTCAGGGTCTACTCCGGAGAAAGAAAACCTAAAAACTTTTAATGGGCAGGGACCCCCAAATAGCAATCTTTTCCGCACAAGGAAATTTCATGGACATAAGACGGTGTTA
The genomic region above belongs to Zygosaccharomyces rouxii strain CBS732 chromosome F complete sequence and contains:
- the YPI1 gene encoding type 1 protein phosphatase-activating protein YPI1 (weakly similar to uniprot|P43587 Saccharomyces cerevisiae YFR003C YPI1 Inhibitor of the type I protein phosphatase Glc7p which is involved in regulation of a variety of metabolic processes overproduction causes decreased cellular content of glycogen) — protein: MNGDRRDQQCRSIQTQTQTQTQTVNVESGPPLLQLRASHEQQQRVQRGSETSRGNSSRPSVRWESDVIDNENMNKKKTKICCIFHPQEEPDEECECPSDHEEPSQPSSSSSSSSESDEDRGLNFEERRARRVARRHRKLNQKRSESPNAYEVQPDYTKHQAHNH
- the RPN11 gene encoding proteasome regulatory particle lid subunit RPN11 (highly similar to uniprot|P43588 Saccharomyces cerevisiae YFR004W RPN11 Metalloprotease subunit of the 19S regulatory particle of the 26S proteasome lid couples the deubiquitination and degradation of proteasome substrates), whose translation is MERLQRLMMNSKVGMADTNRDDTKETVYISSIALLKMLKHGRAGVPMEVMGLMLGEFVDDYTVNVVDVFAMPQSGTGVSVEAVDDIFQARMMDMLKQTGRDQMVVGWYHSHPGFGCWLSSVDVNTQKSFEQLNSRAVAVVVDPIQSVKGKVVIDAFRLIDTGALINNQEPRQTTSNAGLLNKANIQALIHGLNRHYYSLNIDYHKNSKDTQMLMNLHKEKWQSGLKMYDYKEKETENLEATQNLVRIAKQYSKRIEEEKELSEEELKTRYVGKQDPKKHLVETSDAALENNIVSVLTAGVNSVAIK
- a CDS encoding putative Xaa-Pro dipeptidase (similar to uniprot|P43590 Saccharomyces cerevisiae YFR006W Hypothetical ORF), with the protein product MLFACLLAVVASSLFTFTVLKRRLFRQRLPLLTEKSFTNVEKPLKMVNKKLADPNDVPVALRGHKYPAKTHNLNVKKHLLKKNPHLSAQNTAVFIAGGEVEGNKYCDTEKPFRQNRYFYYLSGVDIPGSTILFDFKKDHLTLFLPNVEWDDVIWSGLPMSIEQATKEFDVDEVLYYDQVRSNLHRLEGYTIFTTDLDNVHDEKIKSALVPNEKDFFYALDESRMIKDWYEIEVLKKAAEISDNCHLAVMSALPIELNEVHIQAEFTYHAIRQGARTMGYDPICCSGPACGTLHYVKNTEDLAGKASVLIDCGAEWKNYTSDVTRCFPISGKFTKEHRQIYEAVRDMQTQVMTKIRPGVDWDELHTLSHRVLIKHLLKLGIFKSQFSEDEIFKRRASCAFYPHGLGHFMGLDVHDVAGRPDPHDSDPYFKYLRIRRPLQENMIITNEPGCYFNNFLIAEFLDKVPERKEVVDKEVLKKYLYVGGVRIEDDVLITKGGCEVLSKITSDPDEIERIVSDGLSKSRSDFHVIV
- the SAD1 gene encoding mRNA splicing protein SAD1 (similar to uniprot|P43589 Saccharomyces cerevisiae YFR005C SAD1 Conserved zinc-finger domain protein involved in pre-mRNA splicing required for assembly of U4 snRNA into the U4/U6 particle), with translation MSSSGVKRNDEHVPTVNKRAKLDEPSYAFLETIDERKLDFDLEKRCSVTLSPLNCYCCLVCGKYLRGRSENTPAFLHSVNEDHHVFVNFNSLKVYLLPDNVEVEDKGRIQILARIRNAIRPSFSREEIDNSPHECFDLNNQQYTNGFVGFNNNASGNDSINVILSLLSHIIPLRDHFLLQDYLEEDEIVQRLGIIIRKLWSPKLFKPYVSSEEFLAYISVVDPNISSKVNDPRQIFIWLVNNLIKKSSELSRILSDSFQGNVQVVTIPIKPVLDAKGDVVKFQRETAHEKHSTVPFWSLTLDLPPTPLFKDNRNANDLPQVRIEELLKKFDGKQEQQFAQGLRKYKLIRLPRYLILHFNRFDKKNPLTVKGRNQTLVEFSQKIEFQNSRYTLVANVVHDTIGTTAFDNDDKSVWRIQLLNPTNDQWVELDGTLNRLKERELLFLQETYMQVWRREDSIE
- a CDS encoding uncharacterized protein (no similarity), which encodes MLSDINFNPKCKLINMGHLNLHMSKRMDKVMFLTSLDLSGRIKRNREEYIIA